A genome region from Elusimicrobiota bacterium includes the following:
- a CDS encoding 4Fe-4S binding protein: MPLLDEDPGAYPRVLIASRSMDENHTGNWRTMRPVIDAKACTGCNICWKQCPEACVDLTDKVPVIDMDYCKGCGICVAECPAHCVHFVAESAS, encoded by the coding sequence ATGCCGCTTCTTGACGAGGATCCCGGCGCCTACCCGCGCGTGCTGATCGCGTCGCGCTCGATGGACGAGAACCACACCGGCAACTGGCGCACCATGCGCCCCGTCATCGACGCGAAGGCCTGCACGGGCTGCAACATCTGCTGGAAGCAGTGCCCCGAGGCCTGCGTGGACCTGACCGACAAGGTCCCCGTCATCGACATGGACTACTGCAAGGGCTGCGGCATCTGCGTCGCCGAATGCCCCGCGCATTGCGTGCACTTCGTCGCCGAGAGCGCGTCATGA
- the porA gene encoding pyruvate ferredoxin oxidoreductase, with the protein MPRALRALRRRERVMKKVLSGNHAAAVAAQLARTQVSVGYPITPATQVFEALAEMKAKGELPGEFIAAESEHSVMAALLGASTAGARTFTATSSHGLAYMHEVLHWVAGARLPIVMVDVNRALAAPWNLWTDQTDSLSQRDTGWMQTYCSTNQEVLDTVLMSFKIAERVMLPSMVVLDGFTLSHSYEPVDVPSQAEVDAFLPPFRPELKLDPDQPITFGSLTQPKDYLRLRRRMAADMAEAENAVEEVGREFGEIFGRSYGQLDPYRCEDAETILVTSGAVGSTARAAVDALREKGLKAGNLRLRAFRPFPAKSLRAFVKPGMKLAVVDRNYSPGMGGIFAQEIKAALYPRPGVSVHGYVTGLGGGDITVELLQEVWERVDDAPVAEVPAATWVEDAR; encoded by the coding sequence ATGCCCCGCGCATTGCGTGCACTTCGTCGCCGAGAGCGCGTCATGAAAAAGGTCCTCAGCGGAAACCACGCGGCCGCCGTCGCCGCCCAGCTCGCGCGCACCCAGGTCTCGGTCGGCTACCCGATCACGCCCGCCACGCAGGTCTTCGAGGCCCTGGCCGAGATGAAGGCCAAGGGCGAGCTGCCCGGCGAGTTCATCGCCGCGGAGTCCGAGCACTCGGTCATGGCCGCCCTGCTCGGCGCCTCGACCGCCGGCGCGCGGACCTTCACGGCGACCTCCTCCCACGGCCTGGCGTACATGCACGAGGTCCTGCACTGGGTCGCCGGCGCGCGCCTTCCGATCGTGATGGTCGACGTCAACCGCGCGCTGGCGGCGCCCTGGAACCTGTGGACCGACCAGACCGATTCCCTCTCCCAGCGCGACACGGGCTGGATGCAGACGTACTGCTCGACCAACCAGGAGGTCCTGGACACCGTGCTGATGTCGTTCAAGATCGCCGAGCGCGTGATGCTGCCCTCGATGGTCGTGCTCGACGGCTTCACGCTCTCCCACAGCTACGAGCCGGTCGACGTCCCGTCCCAGGCGGAGGTGGACGCGTTCCTGCCCCCGTTCCGCCCGGAGCTGAAGCTCGATCCGGACCAGCCGATCACCTTCGGCTCGCTGACCCAGCCCAAGGACTACCTGCGCCTGCGCCGCCGCATGGCCGCGGACATGGCCGAGGCCGAGAACGCCGTCGAGGAGGTCGGCCGGGAGTTCGGCGAGATCTTCGGCCGCTCCTACGGCCAGCTCGACCCCTATCGCTGCGAGGACGCCGAGACCATCCTCGTGACCAGCGGCGCCGTCGGCTCCACCGCGCGCGCCGCCGTCGACGCGCTGCGCGAGAAGGGACTCAAGGCCGGCAACCTGCGCCTGCGCGCCTTCCGACCGTTTCCAGCCAAGTCCCTGAGAGCTTTCGTAAAGCCGGGCATGAAGCTCGCGGTCGTCGACCGCAACTACTCCCCCGGCATGGGCGGCATCTTCGCCCAGGAGATCAAGGCCGCCCTGTACCCGCGCCCCGGCGTCTCCGTGCACGGCTACGTGACCGGCCTCGGCGGCGGCGACATCACCGTCGAGCTCCTCCAGGAGGTCTGGGAGCGGGTCGACGACGCGCCCGTGGCCGA
- a CDS encoding 2-oxoacid:acceptor oxidoreductase family protein, with protein MLEIRFHGRGGQGTVLAAKIIADAVLRQGEKQCLAIPEFGVERRGAPVMAYARVSDQPILARTKIYAPDALVVLDPTLYTSDILKGIKPGGTVLTNSDPDDIPRLSARAPGLEFVAVPAHKIALELKLGSASSPIVNTAMCGAACAVFGLCGLDALLECVREAVPVKADANVEAARRAFEAAREVLHAAS; from the coding sequence ATGTTAGAGATACGCTTTCACGGCCGGGGCGGCCAAGGGACGGTCCTCGCCGCCAAGATCATCGCCGACGCGGTCCTGCGCCAGGGCGAGAAGCAGTGCCTGGCGATCCCCGAGTTCGGCGTCGAGCGCCGCGGCGCGCCGGTCATGGCCTACGCCCGCGTCAGCGACCAGCCCATACTCGCGCGCACCAAGATCTACGCGCCCGACGCCTTGGTCGTCCTCGACCCCACCTTATATACGTCCGACATCCTGAAGGGGATCAAGCCCGGCGGCACGGTCCTGACCAACAGCGACCCGGACGACATCCCGCGCCTGTCCGCGCGCGCGCCGGGGCTCGAGTTCGTCGCCGTGCCCGCCCATAAGATCGCGCTCGAGCTCAAGCTCGGCTCCGCCTCGAGCCCGATCGTCAACACCGCCATGTGCGGCGCGGCCTGCGCCGTGTTCGGCCTGTGCGGCCTCGACGCCCTGCTCGAGTGCGTCCGGGAGGCCGTGCCGGTCAAGGCCGACGCGAACGTCGAGGCCGCGCGCCGCGCCTTCGAGGCCGCCCGGGAGGTCCTGCATGCCGCTTCTTGA